One region of Triticum aestivum cultivar Chinese Spring chromosome 6B, IWGSC CS RefSeq v2.1, whole genome shotgun sequence genomic DNA includes:
- the LOC123133234 gene encoding uncharacterized protein: MSHQAGGDEMALRRRHPSTAAPLEDEDLLGEILLRVLPPMPSSLPRASLVSKLWGGVAAAPSFRRRFVAHHRRPPVLGFFEKRDGKLVFTPILDPPDRIPRARFSLRPGGDGDDFCGPFNSWVLLGCRHGWVLIVIRFRPMLLVFHPVSGDCRSVDIPSDFLQCVRDFSGAVLCAAGDDQGHVHGDCHSCPFKVVLVGTRQKQDLTVAWVYSSETGMWGDQVSTTQPCAGLVYHLPDMVNRLPCTLVGNVLYWLLHGSDNGILEFDLDSQRLAVIERPSSAGINRGNSRIIRLEDGNVGLAVFLYPSFNMWKRKVSSQGVASWVRHKIIDIHKIIGLPRRIKTGKGAIVGYSEDANAVFISVSGYLQYYAFIVQLESMQSRKLNQILLENSYHLFADFYTAGTVPAVQPTQQQSTVPAIEPPQLYGGRMIQLISRIFVCTRYTIFKLLPLYIQLSILCITMNHMITSSIAES, from the exons ATGAGCCACCAGGCCGGCGGCGACGAGAtggccctccgccgccgccacccgtcgACGGCCGCGCCGCTGGAAGACGAGGACCTCCTCGGGGAGATCCTCCTCCGCGTCCTCCCCCCGATGCCCTCCTCGCTCCCCCGCGCCTCCCTCGTCTCCAAGCTATGGGgaggcgtcgccgccgccccctccttccgccgccgctTCGTCGCCCACCACCGGAGACCCCCGGTCCTCGGCTTCTTCGAGAAGCGCGACGGGAAGCTGGTCTTCACACCCATCCTCGACCCCCCCGACCGCATCCCTCGCGCGCGCTTCTCCCTGCGgcccggcggcgacggcgacgatttTTGTGGCCCGTTCAATTCCTGGGTTCTGCTCGGGTGCCGCCACGGCTGGGTCCTTATCGTCATCCGGTTTCGGCCTATGCTCCTCGTGTTTCATCCTGTCTCCGGTGACTGCCGCAGCGTGGACATTCCGTCAGATTTCTTACAGTGCGTGCGCGACTTCAGCGGAGCCGTGCTCTGCGCTGCGGGCGACGACCAGGGCCACGTGCACGGAGACTGCCACTCGTGCCCCTTCAAGGTTGTCTTGGTAGGCACCAGACAGAAACAAGATCTAACCGTCGCCTGGGTTTACTCCTCAGAGACCGGCATGTGGGGAGATCAAGTTTCGACGACGCAACCATGTGCCGGTTTGGTCTACCATCTCCCCGATATGGTTAACCGTCTCCCCTGCACGCTTGTGGGCAATGTCCTCTACTGGTTGTTGCATGGGTCGGACAATGGCATACTCGAGTTTGATTTGGATAGCCAGAGACTAGCTGTGATAGAGAGGCCTTCAAGTGCGGGCATCAACCGCGGCAACAGTCGGATAATCAGGTTAGAGGATGGCAATGTTGGCCTCGCTGTATTTTTGTATCCGAGCTTCAATATGTGGAAACGCAAGGTCAGTAGTCAGGGTGTTGCTTCATGGGTGCGGCACAAGATTATTGACATTCACAAGATCATTGGTCTGCCACGTCGGATTAAGACAGGGAAGGGAGCTATAGTGGGGTACTCCGAGGATGCTAACGCGGTTTTTATATCGGTGTCTGGCTATTTACAATACTATGCCTTCATTGTTCAACTTGAGTCCATGCAGTCCAGGAAACTTAATCAAATATTACTCGAGAATTCCTACCATCTGTTCGCAGATTTCTATACTGCAG GTACAGTTCCAGCCGTTCAGCCAACACAGCAGCAAAGTACTGTTCCAGCAATTGAGCCACCACAGCTGTATG GTGGTCGCATGATTCAGTTGATCAGTAGGATTTTCGTCTGCACCAGGTATACAATTTTTAAATTGCTTCCTTTGTATATTCAGCTGAGCATACTTTGTATCACCATGAATCATATGATAACTTCATCAATTGCAGAGTCATAG
- the LOC123138672 gene encoding uncharacterized protein: protein MMATPSMEDLTRLLPHDALADILRRLGSPRRLAASRCVCKAWRDVVDAHRLLRTKLLPLSLAGIFTVMHSNDSGIHKYFSPITSPTIAPFDYLNTDNAECLTIVQHCNGLLLLGYEEARVLNPATRQCTCLPPPPPMFTPGMEDADWFLESGMDNHLQYLVFDPTVSPDYEVFSVKYVPWYPSPDDIHLASHEIQEREWPPLKFVFHIYSSRTKQWEEKTFLREGEAAGKIRYMLQTMQTTQRYAAYWRGSLYVCQHEFLMRINLSNGTYQVIDLPKHCHFHLLRNDNLTKQNHSASIITEKIFLAPYQDSNSKVEHNLTKACGPICKYL, encoded by the exons ATGATGGCGACACCGTCCATGGAGGATCTGACGCGGCTTCTACCCCACGACGCGCTCGCCGACATCCTACGCCGCCTTGgatcgccgcgccgcctcgccgcgtcCCGCTGCGTATGCAAGGCATGGCGCGACGTCGTCGACGCCCACCGCCTGTTGCGCACGAAGCTCCTTCCTCTCTCGCTGGCGGGCATCTTCACCGTCATGCACAGCAACGACTCAGGCATCCACAAATACTTCTCACCCATTACTTCCCCGACCATTGCCCCCTTCGACTACCTGAACACCGACAACGCCGAGTGCCTGACGATCGTGCAACACTGCAATGGCCTCCTCCTGCTTGGCTATGAGGAGGCGAGGGTGCTTAATCCAGCCACACGACAGTGCACGTGTTTGCCTCCTCCCCCGCCCATGTTCACGCCTGGCATGGAGGACGCCGATTGGTTTCTCGAGTCTGGCATGGACAATCATCTTCAGTATCTTGTCTTTGACCCGACAGTGTCTCCGGACTATGAGGTCTTTTCGGTAAAGTATGTTCCTTGGTATCCCTCCCCTGATGACATCCATTTGGCGTCTCACGAAATCCAAGAACGAGAATGGCCACCGTTGAAATTTGTTTTCCACATCTATTCGTCGAGGACAAAGCAGTGGGAGGAGAAGACTTTCCTTCGGGAAGGCGAAGCTGCAGGGAAGATCCGCTATATGTTACAGACAATGCAAACAACCCAACGTTATGCGGCATACTGGCGGGGATCTCTTTACGTGTGTCAGCATGAATTTCTTATGAG AATAAACTTGTCAAATGGCACGTACCAAGTAATTGACCTGCCAAAACATTGTCAT TTTCACCTTCTCAGGAACGACAACCTCACCAAGCAGAATCACTCGGCCTCCATTATCACCGAAAAGATATTTCTTGCACCTTACCAAGATTCAAATAGTAAAGTAGAGCATAACCTTACAAAGGCTTGCGGCCCGATATGCAAGTATTTATGA